From a region of the Candidatus Hydrogenedens sp. genome:
- a CDS encoding FapA family protein, which translates to MPNDEININKSEKQTEDKKEKELFKYKPTIPLLLRVSDDKMQMLISGDIRGWKKDELLEFLEGKLKEEKILEPGIIENAKNRLLEIIEKEEIFENIILLRGKHPTPPVEGRIEWQQDFFAEGFEIDPETGMMDYRKPKAKLNVKARQLLAIIILPKEGEDGVDVFGKVIPAQKPKPIRLRAGKNVKANETNTYFYAVIDGRFRLEDDVIHVDNFLEIQGSVGLETGNIHHLGYLVINKNVESDSVVYAEGDIEIKGYVEQADITTKGKLLVFGGITGGFEKKVIAKGTINAKYFLNLLAESEEGVYVGKEIDQSFVRSRGPVIVGGRIVGGEIIALGEIKADQLGSEACIKTTLVLGEDYFLPRYLKPFEDEKKEKEELLEKIVKGIKPLQNRWQSLPQDAKDAYVKLVQQAKTIKESIDELDKKINELVEKSRKKALPQAIARKHLYPEVVIKIGNQTFQTREYIKGPVKIALAMGEIHLLAVS; encoded by the coding sequence ATGCCGAATGATGAAATAAATATAAATAAATCAGAAAAACAAACGGAAGATAAAAAAGAAAAAGAATTATTTAAATATAAACCTACAATTCCTCTTTTACTTAGAGTTTCTGATGACAAAATGCAAATGCTTATAAGCGGTGATATTCGTGGTTGGAAAAAGGATGAACTTTTAGAATTCCTTGAAGGAAAATTGAAAGAAGAAAAAATACTTGAACCAGGTATTATAGAAAATGCAAAGAATCGTCTTTTAGAAATTATTGAGAAAGAAGAAATTTTTGAAAACATTATATTATTGCGTGGGAAGCACCCGACACCACCTGTTGAAGGAAGAATTGAGTGGCAGCAAGATTTCTTTGCTGAAGGTTTTGAAATAGACCCCGAAACGGGAATGATGGATTACCGAAAACCTAAGGCAAAATTAAATGTAAAAGCGAGACAACTATTAGCAATTATTATTCTTCCCAAAGAAGGAGAAGATGGGGTTGATGTATTTGGAAAAGTAATTCCAGCTCAAAAACCCAAACCCATTCGTTTAAGAGCAGGTAAAAATGTAAAAGCAAATGAAACAAATACTTATTTCTATGCAGTAATAGATGGTAGATTTCGATTAGAAGATGATGTTATTCATGTAGATAATTTTTTAGAAATTCAAGGGAGCGTGGGGTTAGAAACGGGAAACATTCATCATCTGGGATATTTGGTAATTAATAAAAATGTCGAATCAGATAGTGTTGTTTATGCAGAAGGCGATATAGAAATAAAGGGCTATGTGGAACAAGCAGATATAACTACCAAAGGGAAATTATTAGTTTTTGGCGGTATCACTGGTGGCTTTGAAAAAAAAGTAATCGCGAAGGGTACAATAAATGCAAAATATTTTCTGAACTTGCTTGCAGAATCGGAAGAGGGGGTATATGTAGGAAAAGAAATTGACCAGTCTTTTGTTCGTTCTCGGGGACCTGTAATTGTTGGAGGAAGAATTGTAGGAGGAGAGATTATCGCTTTGGGTGAAATTAAAGCAGACCAATTAGGGAGCGAAGCGTGTATTAAAACAACATTAGTTCTGGGGGAAGATTATTTTTTACCTCGCTACCTTAAACCTTTTGAGGATGAAAAAAAAGAGAAGGAAGAACTATTGGAAAAGATAGTAAAAGGTATTAAGCCCTTACAAAATCGCTGGCAATCATTACCCCAAGATGCGAAAGATGCTTATGTAAAACTTGTTCAACAGGCAAAAACAATAAAAGAAAGTATCGATGAATTGGACAAAAAAATTAACGAATTAGTCGAAAAATCCAGAAAAAAGGCTTTACCCCAAGCCATTGCACGAAAACATCTTTATCCAGAAGTGGTTATAAAAATAGGAAATCAAACATTTCAAACAAGAGAATATATTAAAGGTCCTGTTAAAATAGCACTTGCGATGGGAGAAATCCATCTTCTGGCTGTGTCATAA
- the crtI gene encoding phytoene desaturase family protein, translated as MKTPHILIIGAGPGGLTAGMILASRGFRVSIYEKDESIGGRNKSLILGDYKFDLGPTFLMMKYILEQVFQLAGKNVHDYLKITRLDPMYRLAFKNFHLDITDKHNEMAQRIEKIFPSAKKGFENFMKREGIRFKYMEKCLQKPYLSAFNMVGKDLIRALPHLAIGRTVNDVLTDYFKDENLKICFCFQSKYLGMSPWKCPGAFAMIAFVEHNFGIYHVEGGLSEISSAMAKAFQELGGKIYTNAKVKQIEVRNKTAKGIVLEDGTKVEADEIIINADFAYAMSSLFEPGILKKYSIKNLQKKKYSCSTFMLYLGVDKLYDEIHHTIHFAEDYHKNTDEIANKKILSEDFSFYIRNASITDTTLVPKGHSALYVLVPVPNNTSGINWDNIKKDYRNKVIGRIKERTSMKDIEKHIKQEYCITPSDWENMGIFNGATFNLAHNLMQMLYFRPHNKFEEVEHCYLVGGGTHPGSGLPTIYESGRISSELIIKKYGLTK; from the coding sequence ATGAAAACTCCACATATCCTAATTATAGGTGCAGGACCCGGGGGATTAACTGCAGGGATGATACTTGCAAGTAGAGGTTTTAGGGTAAGCATATATGAGAAAGACGAATCAATCGGAGGACGAAATAAAAGCCTTATTTTAGGAGATTATAAGTTCGATTTAGGTCCAACTTTTCTAATGATGAAATATATATTGGAACAGGTTTTCCAATTAGCAGGTAAGAATGTCCATGATTATTTAAAAATTACTCGTTTAGACCCAATGTATCGCTTAGCATTTAAAAATTTTCATCTGGATATTACAGATAAACATAACGAAATGGCTCAGAGAATAGAGAAAATTTTTCCGAGTGCGAAAAAAGGATTTGAAAATTTCATGAAGAGAGAAGGAATACGGTTTAAATATATGGAAAAATGTTTGCAAAAACCGTACCTTTCTGCTTTTAATATGGTAGGAAAAGATTTAATTAGAGCTCTTCCTCATCTGGCAATAGGAAGAACGGTTAATGATGTTCTTACCGACTATTTTAAGGATGAAAATTTAAAAATTTGTTTTTGCTTTCAAAGCAAATATTTAGGGATGTCTCCTTGGAAGTGTCCAGGAGCATTTGCTATGATTGCTTTTGTAGAGCATAATTTTGGAATATACCATGTGGAAGGCGGTTTGTCCGAAATTTCCTCTGCTATGGCAAAGGCTTTTCAAGAATTAGGTGGAAAGATATATACCAATGCGAAAGTAAAGCAAATAGAAGTAAGAAACAAAACCGCTAAGGGTATCGTTTTAGAAGATGGAACGAAAGTAGAAGCAGATGAAATTATTATAAATGCGGATTTTGCTTATGCTATGAGCTCTCTCTTCGAACCGGGTATATTAAAAAAATATTCCATAAAAAATCTACAAAAGAAAAAATATTCCTGTTCTACCTTTATGTTGTATCTTGGAGTGGACAAATTGTATGATGAAATCCATCACACAATACACTTTGCCGAAGACTATCATAAGAATACAGATGAAATAGCTAATAAGAAAATTCTTTCAGAAGACTTTTCATTTTATATCCGCAATGCAAGCATTACAGATACTACATTAGTACCTAAAGGACATTCTGCTTTATATGTACTCGTTCCTGTTCCAAATAATACCTCTGGAATTAATTGGGATAATATTAAAAAGGACTATAGAAATAAGGTCATAGGAAGGATTAAAGAGCGGACATCAATGAAAGATATAGAAAAACATATAAAACAAGAATACTGTATAACTCCATCAGACTGGGAAAATATGGGGATATTCAATGGGGCTACTTTTAATTTAGCACATAATTTAATGCAAATGTTATATTTTCGACCACACAATAAATTTGAAGAAGTAGAACATTGTTATTTAGTTGGCGGGGGAACACATCCAGGAAGTGGTTTACCCACTATTTATGAATCAGGACGAATAAGTTCGGAATTAATAATAAAGAAATATGGATTGACAAAGTAA
- a CDS encoding proprotein convertase P-domain-containing protein encodes SFLPLQIPLSRTIQNVRIRVTVTHPDVSQLRMKLISPYGTEVLLFTSDSQITGTDMVNTVFTDTSTIPIGSGSSPYTGEFAPAMPLSSFSGENMSGLWTLQVADAVSGDQGRVEEWALIFNACEGEGTSEGTIEGTQEGTSEGIPEGTIEGQVEGEILPYHNCDSNGNWRIELVELLRVIQFYNAGGYSCKQGTEDGFAPIPNGPRNCTNHSADYNPPDFQINLNEILRVIQLFNSFGGYYHQDPNTEDGFAPGPA; translated from the coding sequence ATAGTTTCTTGCCTTTACAAATTCCACTTTCACGAACCATTCAAAATGTAAGAATTCGAGTAACAGTAACACATCCAGACGTGAGCCAATTAAGAATGAAACTTATATCCCCCTATGGAACTGAGGTTTTACTCTTTACTTCAGACTCCCAAATAACGGGGACTGATATGGTTAATACTGTTTTTACGGATACATCAACAATACCTATCGGTTCTGGTTCTTCTCCCTATACCGGAGAATTTGCTCCTGCTATGCCTTTATCATCTTTTAGTGGAGAAAATATGTCGGGTCTTTGGACGCTTCAGGTTGCAGATGCTGTTTCGGGAGACCAGGGCAGAGTAGAGGAATGGGCGTTAATATTTAACGCATGTGAAGGCGAAGGAACTTCCGAAGGAACCATAGAAGGGACGCAGGAAGGAACATCAGAGGGAATTCCCGAAGGAACCATAGAAGGACAGGTAGAAGGCGAAATACTACCTTACCATAATTGTGATTCGAATGGGAATTGGCGGATTGAGTTAGTTGAACTTCTGCGTGTAATTCAATTTTATAACGCAGGGGGCTATTCCTGTAAACAGGGAACGGAAGACGGTTTTGCACCTATTCCAAATGGACCCAGAAATTGCACCAATCACTCTGCAGATTATAATCCCCCAGATTTTCAGATAAATTTGAATGAGATTTTGCGTGTCATTCAGTTATTTAATAGTTTCGGCGGATACTATCATCAAGACCCAAATACTGAAGATGGTTTCGCTCCAGGACCTGCATAG